From Bacillus pumilus, one genomic window encodes:
- the spoIIIJ gene encoding YidC family membrane integrase SpoIIIJ translates to MLLKRRLLLIFSLIGVLVLLAGCTQINEPITSDSKGFWNSYIVYPLSQLITYMANLTGENYGVAIIIVTLLIRLLILPLMIKQLRSTKAMQALQPELKKLREKYSSKDQKTQQQLQQETMALFQKNGVNPLAGCFPILIQMPILIGFYHAIMRTAEIKKHTFLWFDLGSPDPLFLLPIIAGVATFIQQKLMMAGNPSDNPQMAIMLWVMPIMIIVFAISFPAALSLYWVVGNIFMIIQTLVIKTPQVKLDTKEKAGGNKK, encoded by the coding sequence ATCTTGTTGAAAAGGCGATTATTACTAATATTTAGCTTGATTGGCGTGTTGGTTCTATTGGCAGGATGTACACAAATCAATGAACCAATCACATCAGATAGTAAGGGATTCTGGAATTCTTATATTGTTTACCCGCTATCTCAATTAATCACGTACATGGCAAATTTGACTGGTGAAAACTACGGGGTTGCGATCATTATTGTGACACTGTTAATCCGCTTGCTCATTTTACCATTAATGATTAAGCAGTTAAGAAGTACAAAAGCAATGCAAGCATTGCAGCCTGAATTGAAAAAGCTTCGTGAAAAATATAGCTCTAAAGACCAAAAAACTCAGCAGCAGCTTCAACAGGAAACAATGGCCCTTTTCCAAAAAAATGGCGTCAATCCATTAGCTGGATGTTTCCCGATTTTAATTCAGATGCCAATCCTAATTGGTTTTTATCATGCGATTATGAGAACAGCAGAAATTAAAAAGCATACATTTTTATGGTTTGACTTAGGCAGTCCAGATCCATTGTTCCTATTACCGATCATTGCGGGGGTAGCTACTTTCATTCAGCAAAAACTGATGATGGCTGGAAATCCTTCGGACAACCCTCAAATGGCTATCATGCTATGGGTTATGCCGATTATGATCATTGTATTTGCCATTAGTTTCCCAGCAGCACTTTCATTGTACTGGGTTGTAGGTAACATTTTCATGATCATCCAAACATTAGTGATTAAAACTCCT
- the rnpA gene encoding ribonuclease P protein component gives MKKRNRLKKNEEFQKVFRKGQSMANRQFVIYQLDQPNQDELRLGLSVSKKIGNAVMRNRIKRLIRQVFLEEGHKLKQEKDYIVIARKPASELTFEETKKSLQHLFRKSAVYQQQPKKSS, from the coding sequence ATGAAGAAGCGAAACAGGCTAAAAAAAAATGAAGAGTTTCAAAAAGTGTTCAGAAAAGGTCAATCAATGGCGAATCGTCAATTCGTTATTTACCAGCTGGATCAACCAAATCAAGATGAACTGCGTTTGGGATTGTCTGTCAGTAAGAAGATTGGTAATGCAGTGATGAGAAATCGAATTAAACGACTGATCCGCCAGGTGTTTTTAGAGGAAGGTCATAAGTTAAAGCAAGAAAAAGACTACATTGTCATTGCAAGAAAACCAGCAAGTGAATTGACCTTTGAAGAAACAAAGAAGTCTCTCCAACATTTATTTAGAAAATCCGCTGTTTATCAACAACAACCGAAAAAGTCTTCGTAA